ATCAGATTCTTGATGCCGCCGCAACGGCGCCTATGGGTATTCCGCCTTCCGATGTTAATGTCAATGTCTGGTTGGGCAAAGAAAAGTCGAGAGCTTTTGCCGCCGATTTTTCGGCTTACCTGAGCGGAATGAAGTATATGACTTCACCCTTGTTCCTAACACTTATGCGACCTTTCTGGGGAAAAGCCAACGACGAGATGTTTCGTGCCTTTGTCAGTCCCTTGTTCAGGGTATTCACCGATGAGTTTGCCCATGGCAACAACTATATAAACTACGACGCTCCGCTGTTGATGTATTTTTACGGCTCGCCCTATACCGATCCGGCCGATCCTATTGTGGCCGCCACCTACGCCATGATTGCCGGCGAATCGCTCGGGCTGGGCTCATGCATGCTGGGTGCTGTGCATCCGTTCATTCAAAATGGACCAAAGGCGGCTGCTTTCCGGAAAAAACACCATATCAAATACAAAAGCAGGGAAGGAATTTTTGTGGCTTTCGGCTATCCTTCGGTCAAATATGCCAAAGGCCTGAAAAGATCGTTCGCCTCTTTTCATATTTCCTGATTGAGGACATTAACCGTTGTAACCATGATTCCTGAAAATCACAGCGCAAAATGCACCCTCAGGCCTTGGCGCCTCAGCGATCTTGACAGCCTTGTGCGCTATGCCAATAATCCGCGTGTGGCGGCCAACCTGACTGATCAGTTTCCA
This window of the Bacteroidota bacterium genome carries:
- a CDS encoding nitroreductase family protein, translating into MAIPTTRTKERALVSIDINLCTGCGNCAEVCKDFGLEIRDDKAVLSNNPLFGCVACGHCMAVCPTGAITVTGRFLSQDDLFPLPAKENAAGYSELLHLLQRRRSIREFADRNVDIGLVNQILDAAATAPMGIPPSDVNVNVWLGKEKSRAFAADFSAYLSGMKYMTSPLFLTLMRPFWGKANDEMFRAFVSPLFRVFTDEFAHGNNYINYDAPLLMYFYGSPYTDPADPIVAATYAMIAGESLGLGSCMLGAVHPFIQNGPKAAAFRKKHHIKYKSREGIFVAFGYPSVKYAKGLKRSFASFHIS